In a single window of the Labeo rohita strain BAU-BD-2019 chromosome 23, IGBB_LRoh.1.0, whole genome shotgun sequence genome:
- the si:ch73-168d20.1 gene encoding LOW QUALITY PROTEIN: NACHT, LRR and PYD domains-containing protein 3 (The sequence of the model RefSeq protein was modified relative to this genomic sequence to represent the inferred CDS: inserted 4 bases in 4 codons; deleted 3 bases in 3 codons; substituted 1 base at 1 genomic stop codon) translates to MDSRKRRRFVSPDPERSVSLRGGFSPRDSSAKKRNVQEGSTASNDEVLPDAVFRELEDTSISLMKKELRRFKNMLSPEDPACSVTEEEEEDEGQSQVSEAALKIMLHILRKMNKPNLANKLQTKLISVSQQQLKSRLKQKFQRISEGVSNQGNATLLSKIYTELYITEGGTGDVNNEHEVRRIENSVSRGRETLEKPIKSNDIFRSLPGQDNPIRNVLTKGIAGIGKTASVHKFVLDWAEGKANRDIHFIFPLPFRDLNLMKEKQMSLMELLCCFFTELKPTEYKDYKIVFIFDGLDEWRLPLDFQNNEILWDVTKSASVDVLLTNLIKGNLLPSALIWITTRPAAAIQIPAEFIDRVTEVQGFRDPQRXEYFQKRIKDQNLANRIIAHIQSSRSLHIMCRIPVFCWISATVFEKMLGTADRAEIPKTLTQMFTHLLIVQTKLKTQKYDGKCEVDLEQARKSILSLGKLAFEQLEKGNLVFYEEDLRQCDIDVQEASVYSGVCTQIFREEFGLRLEKVFSFVHLSVQEFLAALFRFLSFAQENXKSSMTDFLKREVDRALKSKSGHLDLFLRFLLGLSLESNQTLLQGLFKLTWSSQDTREIIEYIKXKIRENPSPEKSINLFHCLNELNDQSLVQEVQTYLSSRGAHRLSGVKLSPAQWSALVFVLLNSAEDLDEFELRQYDLSEECLLRLLPVVKASRKAEXSAGCNLTDKICSALASTLSLISSCLRELDLSDNNLQVSGVQLLSAGLKSPHCKLEILKLSNCSIREEGCAALVSALISNPSHLRELSLNSNKPGYSAVKLLSDLLENPHCKLEKLQLYDCSIGEEGSAALALALISNPSHLRELNLNNNEPGDLGVKLLSDLLKDPHCKLEKLQLDDSSIGEESFAVLISSLKSNPLYLSEFNLSWNKPGDSGVKLLSDFLKDSNCKVENLQLECCSIGEEGCAALALALKSNPSHLRELNLNYNEPGDLGIKHLSILLKDPNCNLKKLELKYSAIGEEGCAALVSSLISNPSHLRELNLSWNKPGDSGVKLLCELLKSQHCKLEKLQLYHCSIDKEGCAALALALISNPSHLRELNLNNNKPGDSGVKLLSDLLKDPRCKLEKLHLEYCSIAEKGFAALVSGLKSNLSHLRELNLSRNEPGDLGAKRLSDLLKHPQCELEKLELDDCSIGXEGFAALVSGLISNPSHIRELNLNSSKPGYSGVTLLCSLLRDQHCKLKKLQLECCSIGEEGCAALALALKSNPSHLRELNLNYNEPGDAGVLLLSNLLKNPHCKLEKLELSHCSITESGCAALRSALSSNPLHLRELNLNYNQNT, encoded by the exons ATGGACTCCAGAAAGAG AAGGAGATTTGTGTCTCCTGATCCTGAGCGCAGTGTGTCCCTGAGAGGAGGATTCAGTCCAAGAGACTCTTCTGCTAAAAAGCG TAACGTACAGGAGGGATCAACGGCCTCGAATGACGAGGTGCTGCCGGACGCCGTCTTCAGG GAGCTTGAGGACACAAGCATCTCTTTGATGAAGAAAGAGTTGAGAAGGTTCAAGAACATGCTGAGCCCAGAGGATCCAGCATGCTCTGTGAcagaggaagaagaggaggatgaAGGGCAGAGCCAAGTGAGCGAGGCGGCTCTGAAGATCATGCTTCACATACTGCGAAAAATGAACAAGCCAAACCTTGCTAACAAACTACAGACCA AACTGATCTCAGTAAGTCAACAACAGCTGAAATCCAGACTGAAGCAGAAATTTCAAAGAATAAGTGAAGGAGTCTCCAATCAAGGGAACGCAACACTTCTGAGCAAGATCTACACAGAGCTTTACATCACAGAGGGAGGGACTGGAGACGTCAACAATGAGCATGAGGTGAGACGGATTGAGAACTCAGTGTCCAGAGGTCGAGAGACATTGGAAAAACCAATCAAAAGTAATGACATCTTCAGATCCCTACCTGGACAAGACAATCCCATCAGAAATGTGCTAACCAAAGGAATCGCTGGAATCGGAAAAACTGCTTCAGTGCACAAGTTTGTTCTGGACTGGGCCGAAGGAAAAGCCAATCGGGACATTCACTTCATCtttccacttcctttcagagACCTGAATTTGATGAAGGAGAAACAGATGAGTCTTATGGAgcttctttgttgttttttcacagAACTGAAACCAACAGAATATAAAGACTACAAAATAGttttcatctttgatggtctggatgagtgGCGTCTTCCTCTGGATTTCCAGAACAATGAGATTTTGTGGGATGTGACCAAATCGGCATCAGTGGATGTGCTGCTGACCAACCTCATAAAGGGGAACCTCCTTccttctgctctcatctggatcaccacGAGACCGGCAGCAGCCATTCAGATCCCAGCAGAGTTTATTGACAGGGTCACAGAGGTACAAGGGTTCAGAGACCCTCAGA GCGagtattttcaaaaaagaataaaagatcaGAATCTGGCCAATAGGATCATTGCCCACATCCAGTCGTCAAGGAGCCTTCACATCATGTGCCGCATTccagtgttctgctggatctctgCCACTGTTTTTGAGAAGATGTTGGGTACAGCAGACAGAGCAgagattcccaagactctcacTCAAATGTTCACACACCTCCTGATCGTTCAGACCAAACTGAAGACCCAGAAGTATGATGGGAAATGTGAGGTAGATCTTGAGCAGGCCAGAAAGAGCATCCTCTCACTTGGGAAACTGGCTTTTGAACAACTGGAAAAAGGCAAC TTGGTTTTCTATGAGGAGGACTTGAGACAGTGTGACATTGATGTCCAAGAAGCATCCGTGTACTCTGGAGTTTGTACCCAAATCTTCAGAGAAGAGTTTGGGCTAAGGCTGGAGAAGGTGTTTAGCTTTGTGCATCTGAGTGTGCAAGAGTTTCTCGCTGCCTTGTTTAGGTTTCTTTCCTTTGCTCAGGAGA AAAAGTCCTCAATGACAGATTTTCTGAAGCGGGAAGTGGACAGGGCCTTGAAGAGCAAGAGTGGACACCTGGATCTCTTCCTCCGGTTTCTGCTGGGGCTTTCGCTAGAATCCAATCAGACTCTACTACAGGGATTATTCAAACTGACATGGAGCTCCCAGGACACACGGGAAATAATCgagtacataa ataaaatccgaGAGAATCCCTCTCCTGAGAAGTCCATAAATCTATTTCACTGCCTGAATGAGCTGAACGACCAGTCTCTGGTGCAGGAGGTCCAAACGTACCTAAGCAGTAGAGGTGCCCACCGCCTCTCTGGAGTCAAACTCTCTCCAGCCCAGTGGTCAGCCCTGGTGTTTGTGTTGCTGAACTCAGCAGAGGATCTGGATGAGTTTGAACTAAGGCAATATGATCTATCGGAGGAGTGTCTTCTGAGG CTGCTGCCGGTGGTCAAAGCTTCCAGAAAAGCAGAGTAA tCTGCGGGTTGTAATCTCACAGATAAGATCTGTTCAGCCCTGGCCTCCACTCTCAGCTTGATCTCCTCCTGtttgagagagctggacctcaGTGACAACAACCTCCAGGTGTCAGGAGTACAGCTTCTCTCTGCGGGACTGAAGAGtcctcactgtaaactggagatacTTAA GTTGTCTAACTGCAGTATTAGAGaggaaggttgtgctgctctggttTCTGCTCTTatatcaaacccatcacacctgagagaactcaGTCTGAACTCCAATAAGCCAGGATATTCAGCAGTGAAGCTTTTGTCTGATCTACTGGAAAATCCACACTGTAAACTAGAGAAACTACA GCTGTATGATTGCAGTATTGGAGAGGAAGGTTCTGCTGCTCTTGCTTTAGCGCTGATATCCAACCCATCACATCTGAGAGAACTCAATCTAAACAATAATGAGCCAGGGGATTTAGGAGTAAAGCTGCTGTCTGATCTACTGAAGGatccacactgtaaactggagaaatTACA GCTTGATGACAGCAGTATTGGAGAGGAAAGTTTTGCTGTTCTGATTTCATCTCTTAAATCAAACCCATTATATCTGAGTGAATTCAATTTGAGCTGGAACAAACCTGGTGACTCAGGAGTGAAGCTTTTGTCTGACTTTCTGAAAGACTCAAACTGTAAAGTGGAGAACCTACA GCTGGAGTGCTGCAGTATTGGAGaggaaggttgtgctgctctggctttaGCGCTGAAATCAAACCCTTCACATCTGAGAGAA CTCAATCTGAACTACAATGAACCAGGAGACTTAGGAATAAAGCATCTGTCTATTCTTCTGAAGGACCCTAACTGTAATCTAAAGAAATTAGA gCTGAAATACAGTGCCATTGGTGaggaaggttgtgctgctctggttTCATCTCTTATATCAAACCCATCTCACCTGAGAGAACTCAATCTGAGCTGGAACAAACCAggagattcaggagtgaagctttTGTGTGAACTACTGAAGAGCCAACACTGCAAACTGGAGAAACTACA GCTGTATCACTGCAGTATTGATAAAGAAGGATGTGCTGCTCTAGCATTAGCGCTGATATCAAACCCATCTCATCTGAGAGAGCTCAACCTCAACAATAATAAACCAggagattcaggagtgaagcttcTCTCCGATCTACTGAAGGATCCACgctgtaaactggagaaactaCA CCTGGAATACTGCAGCATTGCTGAGAAAGGTTTTGCTGCTCTGGTTTCAGGTCTGAAATCGAACCTGTCGCACCTGAGGGAACTCAATCTGAGCAGAAACGAACCAGGAGACTTGGGAGCAAAGAGGCTGTCTGATCTCCTGAAGCATCCGCAGTGTGAACTTGAGAAACTAGA ACTTGATGACTGCAGTATTG GAGAAGGTTTTGCTGCTCTGGTTTCAGGTCTGATATCAAACCCGTCACACATTAGAGAACTCAATCTGAACTCCAGTAAACCAGGTTACTCAGGAGTAACTCTACTCTGTAGTCTACTGAGAGATCAGCACTGCAAACTGAAGAAACTGCA GCTGGAGTGCTGCAGTATTGGAGaggaaggttgtgctgctctggctttaGCACtcaaatcaaacccatcacatcTGAGAGAACTCAATCTGAACTACAATGAACCAGGAGACGCAGGAGTGTTGCTTCTGTCTAATCTTCTGAAGAATCcccactgtaaactggagaaactaga GTTGTCTCACTGCAGTATTACAGAGAGCGGCTGTGCTGCTCTGAGATCAGCCCTCAGCTCAAACCCTTTGCATTTGAGGGAACTTAATCTGAACTATAACCAGAACACTTAA
- the LOC127154880 gene encoding zinc finger protein basonuclin-2, producing MNSKQMFSAVCSSALQDLLMDCYVAGDLLTFLGICTHTDRITSLVIKQNVPPPNSHHWLSQKLMLDRAQRDGAGLIASHLNVGQRKVASEGKWIKVGSSPPPLFLVLSPSRARDFWQGHLSPPTKERSRPISRSRSTVSLGVGGVWRFGERVMLIRTLYIHSGPNHPIRTSAGDSRYGPPGKEPRKPNRTSTDPSGDMGTWTHTLRQETDSDESLLKRDEQTTSLKMKEVVGCTHDDCLCECFLPGRAQIRSCDRCAHGWVVLWSPQLGKVCAPALVCSGQVEIVQSNVVFDISSLILYGTQAIPVRMKILLDRLFSVLTHTQVLNIIHTLGWTLRDYVRGYMLQDSMGKVLDRWVTMSPEDEVVTLRQFLRFGETKSIVELMAEEQQMCPETHHSPAFKPRDKAPVQTHHFENLPGGNLAFLQPFHYVSPSAFPPSPAVERHPATQKLQQLSKYNNTDEIKARNKKDAVPERLMRSTSSPKHLQNEEVGLAIAESPGTRERRNGASSSKARVSCSACAKTFYDKGTLKIHFNAVHLKIKHRCTVDGCNMMFSSLRSRNRHSANPNPRLHAAVEHATRRLVAQPRRPLLTLRETTSPVSIVTNNTVLTHHQIPVICEGGGGGATGHRTANQNAFDTAPKKKSRKSSTPLKLKRETRSEEHNRLSPGQPVNGLHGNQSHMHYNHKQFCKTPYGYHSNSHVEEIPEARDEWKGRCRPLPKVKEELCDPTCDCRGRYHSNL from the exons ATGAACAGCAAACAG ATGTTCAGTGCTGTCTGTTCTTCTGCTCTGCAGGATCTGCTCATGGATTGCTATGTTGCTGGAGATCTGCTGACATTTCTGG GTATCTGTACTCACACTGATCGCATCACATCATTGGTCATCAAACAGAATGTCCCGCCCCCAAACTCACATCATTGGTTGAGCCAGAAGCTGATG TTGGATCGCGCACAAAGAGACGGCGCGGGTCTGATCGCTTCACATCTCAATGTGGGACAGCGGAAAGTGGCATCAGAGGGAAAGTGGATTAAAGTAGgttcctctcctcctcctctcttccTCGTTCTCTCTCCCTCACGGGCGCGCGATTTTTGGCAGGGTCACCTGAGTCCTCCG ACAAAGGAACGCTCTCGTCCAATCAGCCGCAGCCGCTCTACTGTTTCATTAGGAGTGGGCGGAGTCTGGCGGTTTGGAGAGAGAGTGATGCTGATTAGGACTCTTTATATTCACTCGGGCCCCAATCATCCCATCAGAACTTCAGCAGGAGACTCCAGATACGGACCACCTGGGAAAGAGCCGCGGAAACCCAACAGAACCAGCACCGACCCGTCTGGAGATATGGGGACGTGGACACACACACTCCGCCAGGAG ACGGACAGTGACGAGTCTCTTCTGAAGCGAGATGAACAAACCACAAGTCTGAAGATGAAGGAG GTGGTTGGTTGCACACATGACGACTGTCTGTGTGAGTGTTTCCTGCCGGGACGAGCTCAGATCAGGTCATGTGATCGCTGTGCTCATGGATGGGTTGTTctgtggtccccacaat TGGGTAAGGTGTGCGCTCCGGCTCTGGTGTGTTCGGGTCAGGTGGAGATCGTCCAGAGTAACGTGGTGTTTGACATCAGCAGTCTGATTCTGTACGGGACGCAGGCGATTCCCGTCCGGATGAAGATCCTGCTGGATCGGCTGTTCAGCGTCCTCACGCACACACAGGTGCTCAACATCATACACACACTCGGATGGACGCTGCGCGACTACGTGAGAGGATACATGCTGcag GACTCAATGGGGAAGGTTCTGGATCGCTGGGTCACCATGAGCCCGGAGGACGAGGTCGTGACCTTGCGTCAGTTTCTGCGTTTTGGAGAAACCAAATCCATTGTGGAGCTCATGGCTGAGGAGCAGCAGATGTGCCCAGAAACCCATCACAGTCCTGCGTTCAAACCCAGAGATAAAGCGCCCGTACAAACGCACCACTTTGAGAATCTACCAGGAGGAAACCTAGCATTCCTGCAGCCATTTCACTACGTCAGTCCGTCCGCATTTCCACCCTCACCAGCTGTGGAACGTCATCCAGCAACGCAAAAACTACAGCAACTCAGCAAATACAACAACACTGATGAAATAAAAGCCAGAAACAAAAAAGATGCTGTTCCTGAAAGGCTCATGCGTTCCACAAGCTCaccaaaacacctgcaaaacgAAGAAGTCGGTCTGGCAATCGCGGAGTCTCCGGGAACACGCGAACGCCGCAACGGCGCATCCTCGAGCAAAGCTCGCGTGAGCTGCAGCGCGTGCGCCAAGACGTTTTACGATAAAGGAACACTGAAGATCCACTTCAACGCCGTGCACTTGAAGATCAAACACCGCTGTACGGTCGACGGCTGCAATATGATGTTTAGTTCTCTGCGCAGCCGCAACCGACACAGCGCGAACCCCAACCCACGCCTGCACGCCGCGGTCGAACACGCGACACGCCGATTGGTCGCTCAACCTCGTCGACCGCTCTTAACCTTGCGTGAAACTACCTCACCAGTTTCTATTGTGACCAACAACACTGTGTTGActcaccatcagattccagttATCTGTGAAGGAGGAGGGGGAGGAGCTACAGGCCATCGTACGGCCAATCAGAATGCGTTTGACACGGCGCCAAAAAAGAAGTCGAGGAAGTCCAGTACGCCGTTGAAGCTAAAGCGAGAAACTCGCAGTGAAGAACACAATCGGTTATCACCAGGACAACCGGTCAACGGTCTCCATGGAAACCAGTCGCACATGCATTACAACCACAAACAATTTTGTAAAACGCCGTACGGTTACCATAGCAACAGCCACGTGGAAGAGATTCCAGAAGCGCGTGACGAATGGAAAGGCAGGTGTCGACCTCTACCAAAGGTTAAAGAGGAGCTGTGTGACCCCACCTGTGACTGTAGAGGTCGTTACCATAGCAACCTGTGA